TCTTTATTTAATAAGGTATTCATCCTCATTCTTCTTAGTACTCGTCCTTTATAAAGTGAAAATGAGTTATACGTGTAAAAGACATCCTGACACTTAAGTTAGTCTTAACGTCAATCAAATAGTaagtataattaaaaagaacataGAAAATATATCTCAATGACAGTTATATTTATGGTAATTTATTATCTTTGTGGGCCCTTACTTGAATGAGTGTGGGTTTGGATTTAATGAGTTTTACTTTGTCTGAATTAGTATTTGATCATATTCGACTAAGTTTTTTAAAGTAGTCGATATATCATTAGTTTTGGTAGACTGATAGATAATCAGTTAAGTCACTCAATGGTAGTCGCTTGATATGTTTAGGTACAGACACTTTAGAATGtatttagttatattttgtaCCATATAATTCTATTAAAACAATATCAAAACTGATGTGACCGAAGTGTAAACGACCATATAAAGTACATTATAATGTTTTAGCATTGAGTATTAACCTTGTAAGTGatgaaaattcaatttttcaatggAAATcaaatgatttgaaagaaaaaaagagagttatCCTAATTAGTAGGAATGTATTTACATTTTGTCATTCTTGTCGACAAAAATAGTACATGAAGGACTTAACGAGTCGTTAGTTGGAACACTATGCATGAGTTGATCTTTTGACATCTGATTCAAATTGACAGTAGGTTTGATAACTCTCCCTCTTATTCTCTGTTGTTGTATGACCAACACCGATGCCTTGGTGACAAAATTTGGTGATGCTAGCATGTCCCCAATAACCCCTAACTCTTCACACTCACTCCAATTATCATGTCCTTGAAGAATAGCATATTGTGAATGTCGCCTCCCCACCATCACAAGATCAAAATAATCCACCAATCTTCTTATGCATATAGACATATCTATCCCATCTTTCACAACTTCATCCAAAATCTCAAACCTATTATTTCCAGCATTGTGGTATCTATATTCATCTATAAGATCACTGTCACGTTTTCTGTCCTTAGAATTTTCCTCACCAAATAGAAGGAACCTAACCACAGTTACCCACACATACTCTTGCCTAGCCATTCTAGCGCCATAAGCCAGTGTCTCAACGTCATCTGCACCACCAATGAAAAACACAACAACGTAATATGGTTCTCTTCCCCCCAAGAGTGAAGGAGTGGCCCCCAAGATGCCCCTATCAACTAGAATTCCCACAGAACACGGTGCCTTTTGGAGGACTTTAATGTTCATGGTTCTGATAGACCTATGTGCAACCTCAACAGTGCCATCGATTTCCCACCTCTTATGGAACGGCATGATCAAAATGTTAGCCTCGCGTTCCAGTGATATTCTACAAATATCATCATGCATCGTTTCAAATAAGGAGATTGAAGTGTAAGATTTCATGGAGACATGTTCTTCATTTTGTTGTGCGTATTGCCTCAAGGCGTTATCCATATGATTTGAGTCGTATAAGACCTGATGTGTACTCTCATGGGATTGGTTAGAAAGAAGAACAGGTCTGGCTCTTCCTTGAAGCTCAACTAGGACTAACGCTGTAACCTCAATCGTGCTTTCTCTAGTAGCATAGGAGGCTTCTAACAGGTTCAGGATTGTAGGGAGTGTTTCCTTGTCGTCAATGCACACCATAATTCGGAGCTCAGAATCTCTTGTACTATGTTGAATTGTACATCTGCTTACATTATCATATGGTTTTGAAGGGTCGTACATGAATTTTACGACTGTTACTAAGATAACATTTATTACTATAACAGAGATAACCATCACAGAGAACTCGTCTTCATTTATTATCTGCCATACAGAGAATAAAAaggttgataaaaaaattgtatcagTTTTTAAGGTTACTTTGAAAACAAGCTCAAATACATATCTTTTCGCACCAATGAATATGTACATACATTGAATGCACTATACATACCTGACTTTCCAACCACAGATTGAAGAGGACAAGCTCACATATACCCCTTCCATTTAGAAGGAGACCAATGATCCAACATTTTTTCATGGATATATTCAAATAGTATCCTGGCAACATGACAGCACCAATCTTTACAAAGAAACCCACAACTATAACGAGGCATATAATCCATAG
This sequence is a window from Vigna angularis cultivar LongXiaoDou No.4 chromosome 2, ASM1680809v1, whole genome shotgun sequence. Protein-coding genes within it:
- the LOC108327655 gene encoding cation/H(+) antiporter 15, with the translated sequence MDAVSDVQNKTLVSLMTVVTQLTEICLKPLGQSSLGGMLFGPSALGHIKVVHKTLFPVKGSLVLKTLSYFGLMFYYFLWSVRLDLYTVLKTEKVAVVLAISVSIFTFLIPTGLSLLLKTYVAMEKEVADSLPYIGISQTYTIFISIAVLLTDLKVLNTDIGRLTISVAILTDMTGMVLSMFTFAVIQYTDGDILILVFAALSSFVFLLLIVFMMRPMILWMVKNPGKGSTNEICTVCIFVFVILSGLVSELIGQHFSMGPIILGLSLPEGPPIGTSLMKKLEIMCVDFLYPISLAVNGLVVDIFNININSLWIICLVIVVGFFVKIGAVMLPGYYLNISMKKCWIIGLLLNGRGICELVLFNLWLESQIINEDEFSVMVISVIVINVILVTVVKFMYDPSKPYDNVSRCTIQHSTRDSELRIMVCIDDKETLPTILNLLEASYATRESTIEVTALVLVELQGRARPVLLSNQSHESTHQVLYDSNHMDNALRQYAQQNEEHVSMKSYTSISLFETMHDDICRISLEREANILIMPFHKRWEIDGTVEVAHRSIRTMNIKVLQKAPCSVGILVDRGILGATPSLLGGREPYYVVVFFIGGADDVETLAYGARMARQEYVWVTVVRFLLFGEENSKDRKRDSDLIDEYRYHNAGNNRFEILDEVVKDGIDMSICIRRLVDYFDLVMVGRRHSQYAILQGHDNWSECEELGVIGDMLASPNFVTKASVLVIQQQRIRGRVIKPTVNLNQMSKDQLMHSVPTNDSLSPSCTIFVDKNDKM